The Mycolicibacterium mageritense genome contains a region encoding:
- a CDS encoding tyrosine-type recombinase/integrase — MDNVDYPSFICEADRVPHETDPGYSVTEGVVEAAAVAPAVAEIPEWFQQFLDHRQASKPSAHTMKAYRRDFVAVANLLTGGEPVRLSPADITRDSMRTAFAAFAADHEAASIRRCWSTWNVLCTFLYTNELLTANPMQLVGRPKLKKPLPKALPRTAVEALVSAVTQESDARRTDWKERDLAVILTALLAGLRAEELRLVDVGDIRTLDDGSAVINVKGKGGKERNVPIEAALLEVIGTYMDTRAGRFPQGKKRTSSPKNTPLSGWPHSAPLFVGRDGERMTRGTLQSRIKRAFKRAGPDARPVPGALVHGLRHTYATELATSNVSVYTLMKLLGHESMTTSQRYVTAAGIETRSAAAQNQLYSLLPEQREDDGTS; from the coding sequence ATGGATAACGTTGATTATCCATCTTTTATCTGCGAGGCTGACCGTGTGCCGCACGAGACCGATCCCGGCTACTCCGTCACCGAAGGCGTTGTTGAAGCTGCTGCCGTCGCGCCGGCCGTCGCGGAGATCCCCGAGTGGTTCCAGCAGTTCTTGGATCACCGGCAGGCAAGTAAACCCTCGGCGCATACGATGAAGGCCTATCGGCGCGACTTCGTCGCCGTTGCCAATCTGCTTACCGGTGGTGAGCCGGTCCGCCTCAGTCCAGCTGACATAACTCGCGATTCGATGCGTACAGCGTTCGCGGCGTTTGCAGCCGACCACGAGGCGGCATCCATCCGACGCTGCTGGTCCACGTGGAATGTATTGTGCACCTTCCTCTATACGAACGAATTGTTGACGGCCAACCCCATGCAGCTTGTTGGACGCCCGAAACTGAAGAAGCCGCTACCGAAGGCGCTCCCCCGAACTGCAGTGGAAGCCCTGGTCTCTGCTGTCACGCAGGAGTCCGATGCTCGCCGAACAGATTGGAAAGAAAGGGATCTCGCAGTCATTCTCACTGCACTCCTCGCGGGACTGCGGGCCGAAGAACTCCGCCTGGTCGACGTCGGTGACATACGGACGCTCGACGATGGCTCCGCGGTGATCAATGTGAAAGGCAAAGGCGGCAAGGAACGCAACGTCCCCATCGAGGCAGCCCTGCTGGAAGTGATCGGTACGTACATGGATACTCGTGCCGGACGGTTTCCTCAGGGCAAGAAGCGCACATCGTCGCCGAAGAACACGCCATTGTCGGGCTGGCCACATTCCGCCCCGCTATTCGTCGGTCGGGACGGTGAGCGGATGACGCGTGGCACTCTACAGTCACGTATCAAGCGCGCGTTCAAACGCGCAGGGCCGGACGCGCGCCCCGTACCCGGCGCCCTGGTGCACGGCCTTCGCCACACCTACGCAACTGAGCTCGCGACCTCGAATGTCAGCGTCTACACGCTGATGAAACTCCTCGGACATGAGTCGATGACGACATCGCAGCGTTACGTTACGGCGGCGGGGATTGAAACACGAAGTGCGGCAGCGCAAAATCAGCTCTACTCACTACTGCCCGAACAACGGGAGGACGATGGGACGAGCTGA
- a CDS encoding YaeQ family protein, protein MALSATVFKVELGVSDVDHGYYSDHTLTVARHPSETDERMVVRLLAFGLRAHRLSDVDGELAFGPGLSTAGVPDLRLADYTGRMLEWINVGQPDERVLGKAASQADQVLLFPFAAGVATWWRTVGPKVAGLPNLSVVQIPHAPVQQLAQTVDRRVSAQVMVIEGQVTMTVGGVDVTFTPDPLK, encoded by the coding sequence GTGGCCCTTTCAGCAACAGTATTCAAAGTCGAACTTGGCGTTTCCGATGTCGATCACGGTTACTACTCCGATCACACGCTGACCGTCGCCCGTCATCCCAGTGAGACTGATGAGCGGATGGTGGTGCGGTTGTTGGCTTTTGGGTTGCGCGCACACCGGCTCAGCGACGTCGACGGTGAGTTGGCGTTCGGGCCGGGATTGTCCACCGCTGGCGTACCGGACTTGCGGCTCGCGGACTACACGGGCCGGATGTTGGAATGGATCAACGTCGGCCAGCCCGATGAACGCGTGTTGGGCAAGGCGGCCAGCCAGGCCGACCAGGTGCTGCTGTTTCCGTTCGCCGCCGGCGTGGCCACTTGGTGGCGCACAGTCGGCCCTAAAGTGGCTGGGCTGCCGAACCTTTCGGTGGTGCAGATACCGCACGCACCGGTGCAGCAACTGGCCCAGACTGTCGATCGACGGGTCTCGGCTCAGGTGATGGTGATCGAAGGCCAGGTGACGATGACCGTGGGCGGAGTCGACGTCACCTTCACGCCCGATCCGTT